A stretch of Schaalia odontolytica DNA encodes these proteins:
- the rnpA gene encoding ribonuclease P protein component: protein MLPRAHRMVDPADFTAAIRQGTRAGDPLVVVHVRADEERNSRLVGFVVPKREIKRANGRNRVKRQLRHLMRERIADLPEGSRVVVRASSKALGVPSKELGEHLDRVMARAWRKWDAR, encoded by the coding sequence GTGCTGCCGCGCGCGCACCGCATGGTTGACCCAGCGGACTTCACCGCCGCGATCCGACAGGGAACGCGAGCAGGGGATCCGCTGGTCGTCGTCCACGTCCGAGCCGACGAGGAACGCAACAGTCGCCTCGTCGGTTTCGTCGTACCCAAGCGGGAAATTAAGCGCGCCAACGGACGCAATCGCGTCAAGCGGCAGCTGCGCCACCTCATGCGCGAACGGATTGCCGACCTCCCCGAAGGATCCCGGGTCGTCGTGAGGGCCTCAAGTAAGGCTCTCGGCGTCCCCTCCAAGGAACTCGGCGAACACCTCGACCGCGTGATGGCGCGAGCGTGGCGTAAGTGGGAC